Sequence from the Solea senegalensis isolate Sse05_10M linkage group LG1, IFAPA_SoseM_1, whole genome shotgun sequence genome:
ctgctctggTCTAACGCTGTCAGAgtctttattgtctttattgctGTGGCTGTCTCTGATAACATGAGCGCTACACACCGGTGAGCTCAAACTTCAGGAAAAGCTCCGTTTCGACTACAAACTTAAGTGTGGTGTCAGTAATGTGCAAACAGGACGCTGATGTTTACCAAGCAGGCAGGTCTGTGAGATTGGAAGATACCACACGTAGAAAAGAGCGTTTATTATCGGGACTAGACAAACCTAATCAGGACTATGGTTGGGAAGTCCTCAATTAAACAAAATGCACTGAGTAAAACGGAACACATGTGGCTTTTCTATTGTCTTCAGTCTCGCTCGATGAAATCGCCGCGGTAACCCTTGGCCGACAGTCGGAGGGTTTGAAGAAGTACACGGAGGAGCAGGTGGAGGGCCGCTGCTTTTCCATCATGTTTAAGGGTCGTCGCAGGAACCTGGACCTCATCGCCAGCTCTGAGGAGGAGGCCAGGCAGTGGGTCAACAGCCTGGAGAAACTCATCACCCACATGAGCAACCTCAGCCCGCAGCAGAAGACCGAGCAGTATCCTTCTCCTGGTAGTGTGGGTCAACATTCACGACTTTGAGTTatattataacacacacacacacacacacacacacacaactgctttGAACGtttttgatttgtgaaatgtttctccTTTTAACggcttttaaaaaagtaaagaaagtatAGTATAgagttttaaacaaatgtcatttaatataaacaaaacattttcagttaaatagaaaataatactaTTTCTATAAATTGTATATACCTATCGGGACTGTCAGTTTTTCCAAAAAATTGTAAGTCGtaattcattcaattcaaaaaagCGCTTGCGAGTCtgaatggtttaaatgtaacggatatttgtttatatttaaacttatctgacatttatcacAATAATGGTTGATATTGGCCGATTTGTGACACtgtgtgatgatgtttttgagtgtgAGGTTAGTAGGAAATATCTGCCCTCAGCCACCTAAAGCCCTTACATTAAAGTCTTCAGTTGGATCTTAGCCTGCCTGAGGAAAGCTGATAAGAACAAAGATGAAAAGCTGAGTCAGTCAGAACTGAAAAACTTCCTCCGCCTCATCAACATCGAAGTGGACGATGACTACGCAGAAATGATCTTCAAGGTGATGCCTTTCGATAACTACACACGGTTGcacttaaaaaacattaaatttcTGTGGATAAAACCATAATTCTAACGTCCTATATCGTCATACAGAAATGCGACAAGTCAAAATCTGGATACCTCTCCGGACAGGAGATTGAACATTTCTACGACCTGTTGACCCATCGCGAGGAAATCAATGTGATCTACGGAACCTACGCTAAAACCGCCGGCTTCATGACCCCCGAAAACCTGGTGGAGTTTCTGAtgaaagagcagagagagaaagccaCACTGGCAGAGGCTCACAGGATCATCGAAAATCATGAGCCAGATGAAAATGGTCAGTACCTCAtgtggtgtttgtgtcatttgtctttAAATCATTGGTGATATCAATCacttttcatgtgtttatgtgtttcttTCTTATTCTAAAGGTATTTGTGCTGGTTGTTTGTCAGACTGCACTTGGAGAAAGGGGAAACACTTGTTGTTTGTAGTGTATTTGTAATTTTGCTGCACTTTTCGTGCCGTTTGTTGTCACTCGCTTGCAATATCTTTGTTTCAACAGTGTCTGCCTCACGTAAATTAGTAAGTCATGCACCGCGAGTGCATGAGCCGTGACCCCAGACCAACGGTTTTTAAGTTATACTGttcacagataaacaaacaacaaacaaccacagtggaggTAATTCCAGCTTCTAGCTTTAAAATCATTGTGATGGCTGACTGATTTGTAATGAGAGTTGATCCCGTTCCTGTAACTCAGTTTGGTGTAGCAACACTGTGATGTGTTGTAACACTGTATGTGTTCACCTTGATGATAGTCAGAGAGTCGAACTGTTAGAATCAGGCCCagtatgtttttaattgttggTAGTTGGATTTAAAGTAATAGTAGGGATCAGACGTTTGACCATAAGTGACTGCTGACTCTGTGGGTGGGACCTGCATTTGTGCCAGTGTTCCGCACTGGTGAGTAATTGTACATTAAACAGCCATAACTTTGTGTGCTAATGTGTAACTTCAGTAGGCCGGTGCTACCTGTGCTGCCACAGGAGTGAAAACATCACGGCAGACACGCAGCACTATAACTAACCAGTATCAGGCCTTTCACACAGAAACTAGACTAAAACGTCTGCCAATGATTTCATCATTTGACTCTTGGCTGACGTCCTCCGCCTTACTTCACTTCCTGAATATCTTCAGTGAGGAAAAGCATGTATTCACTGACAGTTGTTTACTGTGTGGTACTGAAAAACGTCAATGAGCAAAGACTACGTGAGTGACAGGTGTCAGAATACAGAGCTATTTAACTTGACATAGGGCAGAAGGCGGGGCACAACCTGggcaggtcgccagtccatcacagggacacacatatagaaaaggtcaaaagtcaatctgattcattttatttgagtCTTTTCAAGGATCTTTTGGATGTTGGACTTGAAGGAGGTTTTATTGCCTTAAATTGAATATGACGTCCATAAATGTGTACGTAATTGCTACTGGTTCTGGTACTTTCTTTACAATGGCCTTGCTTTAcatcttgtgccgccatgtttctgCAACAGCCCACATGGGCAGACCAGCCAGAGAAGTATGAGCTGTTATGCCACAGTAGTTCCCtatagccgtgtttccatcatggtctggtacagtacggtacagtaACGGTAAAGCCCTCAGCCAGGCTTATGTTACCGTACCATTACTTTGGTACCCCAAGAGAAGGTTACTGAAAAATAACATGCTGTAAtgccctatatatatatatgtatatatatatatatacgcacatatatatacacacatatatatgtatatatatgcatgtatatatatatgtatatgtatacatatactgtatatacatatatatgtgatatAATATTTACATTGCCAGGTTACTGTTGCTTTCATTTGCCACTGTCACATCAGCTGCGTTTACACTTTGTGTTCTTTCAGTCAAGGCGAAGAAGCTGCTGTCCATAGACGGCTTCATCATGTACATGCATCATCCAGAGGCCATGCTCCTAAATTCAGACCACCAGGAAGTGTACCAGGACATGAGTCAGCCCCTCAATCACTACTTCATCTCCTCCTCGCACAACACCTACCTCATGGAGGATCAGCTCAAAGGGCCCAGCAGCACAGAGGCGTACGTCAGGTAAGGACCCTCATGTGAGCGCTGTGACGGTTCTGCTGTGACGGTTAATCCTTACATGAAGTTTCTGCTTGTTGTCAAACTCAGCAGAACTCCTGATTTGACTTAAACCACTGTCGTCTCTTGTTAGCACTTTatgaaactaagcaaacaactgcagcgGAGAGAATCGGTTTCCTCTTTAAGCTGCTAGTGTATGCACAGTGTACCTGAATAGTCATgtcatatatgttatttttaaggCGCGTTAATATGGACTTTTTTTGCaaacacactgtgactgtggtAGTAATGtggtagtgtggatgtagcctcagTCAGTGACGGTGCACGTGTCTCTCAGAGCTCTGCTGAAGGGCTGCCGCTGTGTCGAGCTGGACTGCTGGGACGGGTCAGACGGTGAGCCACTGATCTACCACGGCTTCACACTCACTTCTCGGATCCTCTTCAAAGATGTCATCAAAGCCATCAAGGAGAATGCATTTACGGTGTGTTTGGTTGTGTCGTATTTGGGTATCGTTGGACATATTATGCTATAGTTTCCCTGTCAAAACTTCCTGTCCGGCGTCATCCTCAGACGTCCGAGTACCCTGTGATCATCTCCTTGGAGAACCACTGCAGCGTGGAGCAGCAGAAGGTTATGGCCCACCACATGAACTCCATCCTGGGCAGTGCACTCATCACTGCTCCCCTGGAGGACAAAATGCCCACAGATTTCCCATCTCCTGAGGTCAGTATTCACACAAATCTGCTTTACCACaggttttgccattcacccattcatacagcGCAGTCATGTGCAGCGCTTTTCCTGTCACACATCCATcgtacccattcacacactgctggcactCGGGGCAGGGACTAACACTCACTTAACGAGGGTTCCCACAGGGTTCCTtgaaaagtttgtgaatttgacaaaaaaaagtcaaggcccttgaaagttctTGAAAATCAGCCTTAATAGCAAGAAGTGTAAGAAAgaaagttgatatttaggtaaatgtctacGCCTCCACAACAGATGTTGAGTTGCAATTACCAGCGACGTTGTGGACactgcagaacaatgagtgagtaacgCTAAGCACGATTACGTGAGCACATGACGTGATGTtcgggaaatgcaaattccaagatcccAGGGaaaatcacttgtccagatgcagcgCGTGCTGCAAATCCATacaagtggacgccatgggcgaagcggctcttacaaagtcattgaatttgatgtcaaccaaggtgtgggaaccctgttaaCCCAAGGAAAGACACTTTATAGAGACACAGCTTCTTATAGactagcggagctgggaattgaacccctGACCTTCCGTTTTGCCCTATTACTGATCAACCGTCGGCCACCCATAAATTCCGTGTAAGGTTGCAGTGTGGAAAGGCAGATTAGATTAGGCAGTGGGTCACATTACTGATAGTGCTTTATAAAGAGCGGGGATTGGAACATTATTCAACAGCcagaaaatacagacaaaaagcTTTAGCACCTGTACACCTACTCAATTTAAGACGTGTGTAATTTGCTTGTGTTTATAATTTTATAACTACTGTTGGAGTAGCAAACATTGTACAGTTCCTCCTTGACTTCCTGTATGTGCACATTCACTTCCAGGAATTAAAAGGGAAGTTCCTTATCAAAGGGAAGAGGTTAAATAAACTGGAGGCTTCCTATAGAGCTGAGGTAGAGGCAGAGTTGACCGAcgtgacagaggaggaagagtcaaatgatgaggacgaggagaaggagaaggagaaatcCAAGGTTGGATTTACACTTCGATGACAgattaataaacaaaaagacatttttttacttaccaagcttcttttttttttttaaacatgtacaagaaaaagaagctgaaattgGCAAAAGAGTTGTCCGACATGGTGATCTACTTCAAGAGCGTCCACTTCAACGGCTTTGAGGACGCCATGAAAAACCTGAGCTTTTACGAGATGTCGTCCTTCAAGGAGGGAAAGGCCGTGGGGTTTTCAGAGGAGTCAGGTGACCTAAtttatgttaaatattcatTTCTCAGGCTGGGTATTGAATATGAAAAAAGTTTGGTACCTAAGGAGTTCATCTCAACAGCATCAGTGGGCCAGTGAGTATGCAGCATGCTGTTTGACTCATGTTTGGCTTTGTTGAGGCATGCAAAAACAAGATATGATCACAGATGGAGCTCAttccgtgtgtctgtgtttttagagGCTGGTGCTTATTTAACGAATGCAGGTTTGGCCTAAAGtgacacaacaaatacaacaaaacatgaatATGAGAGCAGAAAGTTGCTCCATGTTTGTCTGCAAGAAGACGATTAGAccgaaaaaaaataaaaaataaaaagtcgaGATATCAGTATCTGTGCCAAATCAAAAATGATGAATCAATACCCTGCCCGTGTGAAATCAGATCCTGTGTTTGCACtagatgtctgtctgtctgcctgtctgtcctgCTCATGACCAgaacatttgctttttaaagcTTATTGTCTTTGTGCTTTTCCACAGCAAATCTCTTCGTCCGTCATAATGTGCACAAGGTGAGTCGCATCTACCCAGCGGGCTCAAGGACCAACTCATCCAACTACAACCCAGTGCCACTGTGGAACGCCGGCTGCCAACTCGGTACCTCCTGTTCACACAAAACGGGGGAAATAAAAACTATTgtgcaaaatggaaaaaaaaaaaaaatagatgcaAATGTTAATGTTCAAAAACTACTTTTCAGTGGCCCTAAACTTCCAGACGCCCTGCTCAGAGATGGACGTGAACCAGGGCAGATTCTTGATTAACGGGAAGAGTGGCTACGTCCTGAAACCAGCTTTCATGCGGGACATAGCCACAGAGTTTGACCCCATCACACTGACCCGTGGAGACTGGCTGAAGCACAAGATGCTCCATGTCATGGTGAGGActgtgaatacacacacacacacacacacacacacactcaagcatTCACTGTAACATCATGATCTCCGTTAAAAGGCtcataaatactttttttgtgttgacgTTTTATCGCCGCCTGTCACCAGATTATATCAGCGCAGCAGCTCCCCAAACTGAACAAGAAGAAGTCCTCTATCGTGGACCCGATGGTTACGGTGGAGATATACGGCGTGCCGGCAGACGTCGCTAAGAAGGAAACCCATACTGTTGAAAACAATGGTACGTCTACATCCACCATTACTGTACATTTACTGATCTGACGTATATACAATTGATTtagtattatttatatttataatttatattttagcaaaaatatatattatttttaaatttcagtGAAGGTCACTGAACAAAATGCCACATTGATACAGGCAGCACAGTCACTTGTTGTTGAatacagtcttgtataaagtaccttaaagggattaCTTGagtatctcaccagaaaatgactttggtagaagttgaagtcacttttttatgatATTACTTAAGTGAAAGTCTTTAAGTATAAGACATTTACAGTACTTAAGTATcacaagtcattttctgatatgaaatgtacttCAGTTTAAGAAGTAAACATAAAAGTATTAGAAAAAGTGAGGAGCTAGAAAACCACgatcaactcttcttcttctgattttatttggcagtaacgagtaacaaagatagttagagtaaaagttgctagaaatataaataacaaaggtACACGTACAGATACGTGTTTGTACTTCGTTACATTACAACAAATTCCTGctctgctcacactgtgtgtttttcttccaacCAGTAAAACCACAACTCCATGCTCCACAAGTGAAGCATTTACACCCTCTGGGTGTCGGGAGAGCCTTTAAATTAGATGAAGCAGGAGAAAAGATCACCATAACTACGACAATAGCGCACGGAATGTGGCAAACTGAAACTGACAGTGAAACATGATGTCACTGAGGGTGTGTCTCCTCCATATGTCGTTTCAGGGTTTAACCCCTCGTGGAATGAAAGCTTCCAGTTCGACGTGTACGTGCCAGACCTGGCGCTCGTGCGCTTTATGGTGGAGGACCACGACTCCACGTCTGACAACGAGTTTATCGGGCAGTACACGCTTCCATTCAACAGCTTGAAAATGGGTGAGTTTGGGGGGTTTTGGGGCTGTGGATGATTGCTGTGTTGATCAGAGTACACAACTAACCAGTCggactgtgtgttgttgttgatctgTCGCTGAAAGATATTCAAATAAGAAAGTgggactgtttacaaacaaacattttaacttCCACCTCAAGTGGTCAAGTTTAAGCTCCTGATTCGGATGTGGTCAGATAACAAAATGTACATCACACTGACCAAAAAAAGTCCATTTACTTTTAtccaataataatgataacagtacattttatttgtaagtgCATTTCAAACACTCATGGTTACTTAGTTCAACAATGGTAAAGGTATCAAATCCATCTTTAATTcttttatatatcattttctACACTTATTTCTTTTGGTTATGTATTTTGCATGTTCGTCATCGGCCCGGCTGTGACGTGAGAGGGGTCAAAGTTCATAGGACGGATTAGGTTTTGGTCAAGGAGGACACGAGTCAAAAACACCTTTTCAACTTTGCAGTGTCCACTTGTGTCCAGAGTTACCATGACTGATGGCAAAATGTGGCGTGGTTGCACTTGGACACATacttcctttcaaaataaaagcacgtTTTTCATCGGCCATGGTAACTCTGGACACAAATGGACTCTAcacaaacagataaaaacaaattcaacacaGTAGatggagtttaaaaatgaataacagagtttaaaatacaaaaaaaaagatggcttaaatggaaaacaatacaattacaCAGACATACTTATGGGTTGTAGTATATTCActttctgtcaataaaccctCGTAAATGTTCCACACCCGGCCTTTAAAGCCActgataatgctttgttttcacacttaaTATATGGACAAAGACGTGGAGACGTCTCTTCTCTGCGTCTCTACTCTGCACAAAGAGCTCCTCGTGTCTCATCACTGACTGCTGCCACTCTGTGCTCCCACACAGGATACAGACATGTGCCTCTGCTCAACAAGAATGGAGACCGCCTCCCTTCAGCTGGACTCTTTGTACACATAATGGTCGTAGATGCTAAGTGAGGAGTCGCAGACCGGAATGTCGCTCCGCAGGAAACTGGGACCTCCATTACGCATCCGTGCCTTAGCTATTTTTAGTTTGATTTtatgatcttgtttttttttgccctgtaGTTTCAGTTCCTGACTAACGTATTGGCTTTGTTTTAGAAAGTTGAACAACTACTGCAAACGTAACACTACATTCTTCTCAACCAGTCAAAAGTAAAGATCGTTCAGTATCTGGAGATGAGTTTTTCCAGGTGGTGTCTCAGGCTTTATATTATTCCGGATTAATGACGAGTTGCACTACAGTTACACAATGTTTAGTTTGCAATGgcattgattcattttttaaaacttgCTGCTCAGTTTTTGTTATGTCTATTTAAATCTTTTCATTCCAATGACCATTTTATAAATTCTGGATCAACAATAGAATCTCATGCTTTGTCTTCATCAGCAATTTTAGTCAGCAAGTATGATTATTGTTCATGTAACATCATCTACTTAAATCTTTTTATAACACAAAAcatgtgtctgtcttttattcCCCCCCACAAGCATGAAACACAGATAAGACCTGGCACCTGTGGCACTGTTGGGATGAACCATAAAACAATCTTCTACTACTACAGCTGTGTCGTGGGCAATAACTGGTTTACTAATTAACGACAATAGCAGAGCTTGTGGCTCGATAGTTGCCTGCGCCGCGTTTTAGAGTAAAAACCAAGTATCTGTTTATGTACAAATAAAGCCGGACTTCCCAAGTCCGCCCGCTGAACGTCATAATTACCCAGTGGACTTTGAATGGACACACCTTTTACAGACACAGACGTGATAGACCGTATGAACACGGAGCACATGAAGCAGCTCAGTGGTTCTCAGAAATTGTATCTGTAAACCTATAGATGGTGAGTTTGCAaaataattagcaaaaaaataaaatgatgcctTATTGGGGAGGAAGTGCTTTTAATGaccatttttttcccaattGATCAattgaagaataaacttaagatcattatgatgctgctgtttgtttaatttgaccaaatttgaccttttttgtaCTCAAAAcaagagcagtgtagggcttttattttctttgaaggaagtgactttgacgttgactatttgtcaattttattttatttttttaatcccaaCTTCTTCtcttgttgtgggaatgagacttGTATCACAggtccactgtctgatgatcaaataacacatttatctctgagaagaagcaaaaaaaacaaaactatatttTAGGGTGAAATGGCCCCTTTAAGTGAGACTGAGTTGCACCAATAACACTGTGTCAGCAGGTGCTTACAGTCAGACATGACACTAGatcttcattttgtttcaaaTAGAGTTTTTACAACTTCTACGAgtacccggtcagaacaagagcctttctgcatagagtttgcatgttcttgtgCGCGTGGGTTTTCACCGGGTTCTccgttttcctcccacagtccaaaatcatgcagatTAAgacattggacactctaaattgactgtagatgggagtgtgagagtgaatggttgtttgtctctctgtggccctgttttgtccagggtgcacccgacctttcaccctatgtcagctgggaggATACAGAATGCATAAATTGATAGAAACTAGGGCCACTTTTTTGTGCCTGACACctatatcacaaactcgagtatctaccgatactgacATTAGTCCGACAGTCATTttatacaacaaaaaacaagtacacacagacacactcacacacattaataaagAGCAAAGAGGAGAGTTATCTCACAAGTTTACAAATGTAGAGAAACCAAAGGAAGggtcatgaataaataaattagaaattaaatataaaccCAATAATAAGCAGATTCATTAAGCCCAATTGAAATTCGATTTAACAAAGTAACTGAATGCATGAATTGATAGAATCTAGGGTTTttggacgataccacttttttttgtgtctgataccgatatcacaaacgcgagtatctaccgataccgttTATGAACCATGATGCTGTCAACACGTTTGTGCCGAgtcataattctccaactgtgtaacaaatattgttctcccaaaaaaaggaaattaacaGCCTAAACATGACTCAACGAAAAtccttttgctgatttttagaGTCCATGCATAACGATATAAAGGATTTATGGATAGTATTTTTTATCTATGCAATGTATGatgcagtgattttgaccagtatccgACTAAATCCCATCCCttaaagaaagaataaaattcAGTGAATACCCAAAATATAAATGGGACAAATGAATAAAGTACAATTAAAAGCCAGACTAAAAAGGTAGATTTCGATTCCCATTAATACAAATGTCAATGCTCTGTTGGCAGGAAAACTGATGTAAGATTATGTCTCTACGTCGACTAAACactcaaaaatgtattttgttttgccattcatctGCTACAGAAGACAAGCAATATTTCTCCATGAACATGTGCTTTATTGTGACAAGTCTGTAAGGAAATGAATAGTAACATAGATAAAAGTATGATAACAGAACACAGTAGCATTCTCTCATGACTGCATGTAACATTTCATACCATATGTGGTACAGACAAATCAGCGAAAACCTCCATCACACTCGAGTGATAATCTTTGGCCTCAGTTTGtatgcataaaaaaacaatagacGTGACCAAATTGTTTCAATGAAGCCTTTTATTatggaaggaaagaaaaaaaagaaactgatgCTCAGATGACGACACATTACCGACACTCAACGTAAACCGACGtgaacaaaaaaagtgtgtctTGAACTCAAGTGTTGAAGAACTTTGGTGTTAAATCAATACAAAATGATGAATGTGTGATTTTGAGTTAAGtgatacacaaagaaaaactataacacacccacacacacacacacaaaagtgtcCCCGATAGGAAAGATGAGACCTGACTGAGAATTCTTACCAATGGCAAGAGAGCAGGGACACGACTGATGTGAAACAAAGAGGAACAGACGGCTGGATACAAAGGGCAAGATGCAACGTTTCAAACCaaatactgacaaaaaaaaggtagaaaaatatcacaatgatacaaacaacacttttcagaCAAAAGGTAATCATCGAGAGGTTGAGAAAGAATCACTTCTTAGAAAAAAGGACATTGCACTGAAACCATCCTCCTCATCGCCACCATCATGAGCAGAGCAATCATCACCACTGatgcaaacaaaagaaaacgcTATAATACGTCCCAAGGAACAGCAGCCTTTCATCGAGGGGGATGACAAAGTAGTGTCGATACCAACCAACACATCATGACCAATAAACCCAGCAATAAAGCTAATAATGAGGTTTGTCAGGGTGTACAATCCCTAGATGGCACGACGGAGCTTCATCGTGcttcattttattgtttcacaATGTCAGTTCATCTAAACCATAATATGGTCCACAAAATACTAATGAGGCCGGAATCGATGAAGCAACATTGCTTTGTTGTGCCTCCATGGGCAGTAAGGCATCGATGCCATGATGAGGTTCTTCACAGTCCTTTAGTGGTGGCCCAGTAGGTTCATTTAGAGCTGGCCCCTAACACGTGGACGGCTGTCCATGACTCAGCACCCATCTGAAGCTTAGGAAGGCAGGCGTCCATTTTCTGTCCTTTGACTTTCTTCCACAACAGAAGCTGAGAACTATGGCAAGTGTTTTAATGTCACAAGGTCGTTTGGCTGCTGATGATAGAACAAGCAACGTCATTTCAATACTtaagtggaggaaaaacaaagcttttaatgatttaaatgtgtaaataatacaCTTATAGTACAGTAACAGCATGGTAATATGTATGCAAGTTTGCAATTGGCAAGTAGTATTCTGTTATTACCATTTCATTTCTGTATTTAGCAAGACCTGTGGTATGAATTTCAACTTAATTTTATAGTAATTCAAATCCACACTGA
This genomic interval carries:
- the LOC122774430 gene encoding 1-phosphatidylinositol 4,5-bisphosphate phosphodiesterase delta-1-like isoform X2, giving the protein MEMNGVNKTSEGMEGDPKIKFLLDGGDLLKVRSSNWKKTRYYKLQEDCKTMWQESKKTFKSKQTFSLDEIAAVTLGRQSEGLKKYTEEQVEGRCFSIMFKGRRRNLDLIASSEEEARQWVNSLEKLITHMSNLSPQQKTEHWILACLRKADKNKDEKLSQSELKNFLRLINIEVDDDYAEMIFKKCDKSKSGYLSGQEIEHFYDLLTHREEINVIYGTYAKTAGFMTPENLVEFLMKEQREKATLAEAHRIIENHEPDENVKAKKLLSIDGFIMYMHHPEAMLLNSDHQEVYQDMSQPLNHYFISSSHNTYLMEDQLKGPSSTEAYVRALLKGCRCVELDCWDGSDGEPLIYHGFTLTSRILFKDVIKAIKENAFTTSEYPVIISLENHCSVEQQKVMAHHMNSILGSALITAPLEDKMPTDFPSPEELKGKFLIKGKRLNKLEASYRAEVEAELTDVTEEEESNDEDEEKEKEKSKKKKLKLAKELSDMVIYFKSVHFNGFEDAMKNLSFYEMSSFKEGKAVGFSEESANLFVRHNVHKVSRIYPAGSRTNSSNYNPVPLWNAGCQLVALNFQTPCSEMDVNQGRFLINGKSGYVLKPAFMRDIATEFDPITLTRGDWLKHKMLHVMIISAQQLPKLNKKKSSIVDPMVTVEIYGVPADVAKKETHTVENNGFNPSWNESFQFDVYVPDLALVRFMVEDHDSTSDNEFIGQYTLPFNSLKMGYRHVPLLNKNGDRLPSAGLFVHIMVVDAK
- the LOC122774430 gene encoding 1-phosphatidylinositol 4,5-bisphosphate phosphodiesterase delta-1-like isoform X3 codes for the protein MEGDPKIKFLLDGGDLLKVRSSNWKKTRYYKLQEDCKTMWQESKKTFKSKQTFSLDEIAAVTLGRQSEGLKKYTEEQVEGRCFSIMFKGRRRNLDLIASSEEEARQWVNSLEKLITHMSNLSPQQKTEHWILACLRKADKNKDEKLSQSELKNFLRLINIEVDDDYAEMIFKKCDKSKSGYLSGQEIEHFYDLLTHREEINVIYGTYAKTAGFMTPENLVEFLMKEQREKATLAEAHRIIENHEPDENVKAKKLLSIDGFIMYMHHPEAMLLNSDHQEVYQDMSQPLNHYFISSSHNTYLMEDQLKGPSSTEAYVRALLKGCRCVELDCWDGSDGEPLIYHGFTLTSRILFKDVIKAIKENAFTTSEYPVIISLENHCSVEQQKVMAHHMNSILGSALITAPLEDKMPTDFPSPEELKGKFLIKGKRLNKLEASYRAEVEAELTDVTEEEESNDEDEEKEKEKSKKKKLKLAKELSDMVIYFKSVHFNGFEDAMKNLSFYEMSSFKEGKAVGFSEESANLFVRHNVHKVSRIYPAGSRTNSSNYNPVPLWNAGCQLVALNFQTPCSEMDVNQGRFLINGKSGYVLKPAFMRDIATEFDPITLTRGDWLKHKMLHVMIISAQQLPKLNKKKSSIVDPMVTVEIYGVPADVAKKETHTVENNGFNPSWNESFQFDVYVPDLALVRFMVEDHDSTSDNEFIGQYTLPFNSLKMGYRHVPLLNKNGDRLPSAGLFVHIMVVDAK
- the LOC122774430 gene encoding 1-phosphatidylinositol 4,5-bisphosphate phosphodiesterase delta-1-like isoform X1 gives rise to the protein MECVHGRTEADETQRRVRNQKTIQMNVKLLGMEGDPKIKFLLDGGDLLKVRSSNWKKTRYYKLQEDCKTMWQESKKTFKSKQTFSLDEIAAVTLGRQSEGLKKYTEEQVEGRCFSIMFKGRRRNLDLIASSEEEARQWVNSLEKLITHMSNLSPQQKTEHWILACLRKADKNKDEKLSQSELKNFLRLINIEVDDDYAEMIFKKCDKSKSGYLSGQEIEHFYDLLTHREEINVIYGTYAKTAGFMTPENLVEFLMKEQREKATLAEAHRIIENHEPDENVKAKKLLSIDGFIMYMHHPEAMLLNSDHQEVYQDMSQPLNHYFISSSHNTYLMEDQLKGPSSTEAYVRALLKGCRCVELDCWDGSDGEPLIYHGFTLTSRILFKDVIKAIKENAFTTSEYPVIISLENHCSVEQQKVMAHHMNSILGSALITAPLEDKMPTDFPSPEELKGKFLIKGKRLNKLEASYRAEVEAELTDVTEEEESNDEDEEKEKEKSKKKKLKLAKELSDMVIYFKSVHFNGFEDAMKNLSFYEMSSFKEGKAVGFSEESANLFVRHNVHKVSRIYPAGSRTNSSNYNPVPLWNAGCQLVALNFQTPCSEMDVNQGRFLINGKSGYVLKPAFMRDIATEFDPITLTRGDWLKHKMLHVMIISAQQLPKLNKKKSSIVDPMVTVEIYGVPADVAKKETHTVENNGFNPSWNESFQFDVYVPDLALVRFMVEDHDSTSDNEFIGQYTLPFNSLKMGYRHVPLLNKNGDRLPSAGLFVHIMVVDAK